The genomic interval GCCCTCAAAGAGAGAGGGAGCGTCGCCGCCGTCAAGCACCTCGGCCACGACAGGTACGCCCTCGAAGAGGGAAAGGACACGACAAAATATGCCGGGGCAGGCGCCGACCGCGCGGTCGGCATCGACGACGTCAGGGCCGTGACCGCCAGCCAGAGCCCCGACCTCACCGCCACGCTCACCGACCTCTGCGACGCCGGCATAGAGTACTGCATCGTCGAGGGCTTCAAGACCATTCCCTTCCCGAGAATCGTGATCGGGGACCTGGAATCTGACAACATCGTCCTGAGAAACCCGACCATCGACGATATCATCGAACACCTCGACGCGTTCGAGGACTTCCAGACCATGCAGGGCACCGTCAGGGAACTGCGGCGCGCGTACCCGATGGAGAGGGCAGGTGCTGTCCTCACCTTCAACGGCATCGTCAGGGAACTGACCGGCGACGAACGTACAGAGTACCTCGATTTCCCGGCCGGCATCGACACCCTCGTCGAAGACCTCAGGAAGGAAGCCGAACAGACGCCGGGCGTCATCGGCGCCAGGTTCTATCACAGGAAAGGGCGGCTGTACGCCGGCGAGGACATCACCTACTTCGCCATCCTCGCCGAACACAGGCAGGAAGCCTTCGCCGCGATGGCGCAGGCGATCGACCGCCTCAAACGCGATTGTCATGACAGAAAATGAAGGGATGAATATGAGCACAGAGAGAGTACAAAAACAGATCTTCGGGACAAATGGTGTCAGGGGCGTCATCGGCAAGGACATGACACCCGACCTCGTGATGCGGATAGGCAAGGCCCTCGGCACGATGAGAAAAGGACGGATCGCCGTCGGGCGGGACACCAGGACCTCGGGCGAGGCCCTCGCCGCCGCCGTCTCTGCCGGCCTGATGGCGACAGGGTGCGAGGTCGTCGACTGCGGCGTCCTCCCGACCCCGGCCCTCCAGTACCTTATCATGGAGCACTTCGACGGCGGGGCGATGATCACCGCCTCCCACAACCCCCCGGAGTACAACGGCGTCAAGGTCATCGAACCAGACGGCACCGAGATGGGCGACGAGGAGACCCTGAAGCTGGAGGAGATCCTCTTCTCCGGCGCCTTCGACGAGGTCTCCTGGGAGGAGGT from Methanofollis sp. carries:
- the mobB gene encoding molybdopterin-guanine dinucleotide biosynthesis protein B; translated protein: MKIIQFVGRSNSGKTTFIEGLIRALKERGSVAAVKHLGHDRYALEEGKDTTKYAGAGADRAVGIDDVRAVTASQSPDLTATLTDLCDAGIEYCIVEGFKTIPFPRIVIGDLESDNIVLRNPTIDDIIEHLDAFEDFQTMQGTVRELRRAYPMERAGAVLTFNGIVRELTGDERTEYLDFPAGIDTLVEDLRKEAEQTPGVIGARFYHRKGRLYAGEDITYFAILAEHRQEAFAAMAQAIDRLKRDCHDRK